Part of the Salvelinus fontinalis isolate EN_2023a chromosome 1, ASM2944872v1, whole genome shotgun sequence genome is shown below.
cagtttggaactcggtagtgagtgttgcaaccgaggacagacgatttttacgtgccTTAGCACTtcgtggtcccgttctgtgagcttgtatgggcctaccacttcgcggctgagccattgttgctcctagatgtttctacttcacaataacagcacttacagttgaccagagcagctctagtagggcagatatttgacaaactgacttgttggaaagtggcaccctatgacggtgccacattgaaagtcactgagctcttcagtaaggccattcaactgccaatgtttgtctatggagtttGCATGGCTGttatgcttgattttatacatctgtcagcaacgggtgtggctgaaatggcctAATCCACTAATTCTAAGGGATGTCCAGATACTTTTGTGTATACAGTGCATGTTAGTTCTGTATATATCGTCCAGTTATACAGAGTTCTCGTCAGAAAGGTGAGAATAACTAATTAGACAGGTTCAGTTGTGGGGCAGTAATAATGTTTGGTCTGGACTGAGTGGTGGCTGgacatattgttttgttacaatGTGGCACACTTGTGATCAATAATGACATTTCTTTCTCTTTAGGGCGACTGTTGGATATGTATGGAACTAATGTCTACCTCATTCGACAAATTCTACAAATATGTATATTGCTCGTTAGATGACGTCATTCCAGAGGAAATATTAGGCAAAATTACATTAGCAGTGAGTGGTTATTTTCTTTTCTGTGACTATAATCTGTTTATAATATATTTCTATGAATGCAGTTGTTGGTCACAGATTGTAATGAAATGTGTTTGTTTCTTTACAGACCGTTAAAGCGCTGAACCACTTAAAAGAAAACTTGAAAATAATTCACAGAGGTAAGTTGTCCGATACATCTTGTAGAGTTTGGACATATTTATGCAAATTCCAAAACGTCAGTATGTTTGTGATCTTACAGACATTAAACCTTCCAACATTCTCATGGACCGTAACGGCAACATCAAGCTGTGTGACTTTGGCATCAGTGGTCAGCTGGTGGACTCTATAGCCAAGACCAGAGACGCAGGCTGCAGACCCTACATGGCAGTAAGTCTACATTTTTTTGGGAAAATCTCACTAAAATGTCAAGCTAGGATTCGGTTCCTGATTTGTCCGGTATATCGTGGAAAAGTTGTGTTTGTTCTTTTCCTGTTGCCCAGCCGGAGAGGATAGACCCCAGTGCATCCAGACAAGGCTACGACGTCCGATCTGACGTGTGGAGTTTGGGGATCACCCTGGTACTTATTTAATTCACTTCATTCATACATTGATTTGATGACCTCCGATGGGGAAAAAACAGGTTTACTATGTTATTTACATttaagacatttacattttacattactaTGTTATAACCTAGCTGCGCTGTTATTGATAACAATTTGTACACTAAGAAATACACAATCAAGCTATTTCTAAACCCTTGTTGGTGGTAGTCAATGAGTAATTGCATTTCTGTGTGTCTTCAGTATGAGTTGGCCACTGGCAGATTCCCGTATCCCAAGTGGAATAGCGTGTTTGATCAGCTGACCCAGGTGGTGAAGGGCGAGCCGCCGCAGCTCTGCAACTCTGACGACAGACAGTTCTCCCCCAAGTTCATCAACTTTGTCAATTTATGGTGAGCATCATCTCTGGTGAAAGCAGTCTACCACTCCCTCCAGTGGACATGCTATTACTCTCACCCTAGAGGATTCACCATTGGTTTTTGCCTCCCTCTCCTGGTAGAATGGTGAAAAGGCAACATTGCTCTTTCTGTCGTCTTGCCAATTGCTTCTTCTCTTGTTCTACAGCCTCACAAAGGATGAGTCAAAACGGCCCAAGTACAAGGAGCTCCTGGTAAGTTTGTGTCTTTCTATGTTGGGACTTGATGTTGTTTGTGGATTTCACTGTGTGTTGATTGCTATGCGAGCAACAGCAAAGCTTGACCTAGTTTCTCCGTGGCTGAGGTAATGTTTGTCTCCTCCAGAAACACCCGCTCATCCTGATGTACGAGGAGAGGTTTGTGGACGTGGCCAGCTACGTGTGTTGCATCCTGGACCAGATCCCCGCCTCCTCCCCTATGTATGTGGACtgacgggggggggggacactttGCACGGCGACACACGCAACGGGGGGGGGGCGGTACACCGCATGACATCCCGTGTCCTCAGTTACTATAGTAACAAGGTGTTTGTTTCCATGTTCCAGAGAACATGAGAACAATTCCATATTCCAAACCAATCGCCCTGTGCTATAGGATAATACACACATACTTGtcaccaccctgttcaatgtccATAAAGACATCTAGATTCTCCTCCCGTCTTCAGACAGCTAAACTTGAAGACATTCAATTGGCTCAACGTATATACACAACGGTTATCTTTTTTATGTGCTTGGGGAAAAAAACGGTTTAGAGTCCATATACGGTGTATACTTGAAAATCGATGTTACCAAATAAACAAACATGTTGGAAAGTGCCGCTCATGACGTTATGAAAAGAGTCATCTATTTGGATTGTACATTGTGGACTGTATTGTATGTATGCGTTTGTGTGCTCACCTCTACGtcgtcagatttttttttttacagatgtaATGCAGACAGTCTTGTCTGAGCGAGACACTCGAAT
Proteins encoded:
- the LOC129815794 gene encoding dual specificity mitogen-activated protein kinase kinase 4-like, giving the protein MLCCVRWRSVRCGEREGEVCSACIAASALLESNTTMATPSSNSNFTTSSGNSNIAGSTSHHHHPQTQHMTTVSSMQESNTCWRCQNETGKRKALKLNFANPSVKPATRLPLNPTPSTAPSFQNPHIERMRTHSIESSGKLKISTENACDFTAEDLRDLGEIGRGAYGSVNQMQHKPSGQIMAVKRIRSTVDEKEQKQLLMDLDVVMRSSDCLYIVQFYGALFREGDCWICMELMSTSFDKFYKYVYCSLDDVIPEEILGKITLATVKALNHLKENLKIIHRDIKPSNILMDRNGNIKLCDFGISGQLVDSIAKTRDAGCRPYMAPERIDPSASRQGYDVRSDVWSLGITLYELATGRFPYPKWNSVFDQLTQVVKGEPPQLCNSDDRQFSPKFINFVNLCLTKDESKRPKYKELLKHPLILMYEERFVDVASYVCCILDQIPASSPMYVD